The following are encoded in a window of Mycobacterium sp. ELW1 genomic DNA:
- a CDS encoding primary-amine oxidase, which translates to MTMDSTVLSTGTTDDRACYPLDPLSGAEIEMAASIVKESDYATPTLKFVMIQLAEPDKNARLTFESVTDVPRRASCTMYDGAAKMIYESVVDIGARVVESWTAIPGRFPSYLVEHMTGVEEVVRADPRWQEAMRKRGITDFDLAMIDPWPAGYYGAQDHYENSPLICRPLTFMRAAPSEHGYARPVEGVIVTFDLDSMTVLDVEDHGVVPLPPKAGNYSAKFMFDADNRPAFTEFRDDVKTIEITQPDGPSFTVDGWKVEWQKWSLRVGFNPREGLTLHEITYNDRGTVRPIMYRAALSEMVVPYGDTSPTHWNKNVFDMGEVGMGFSANPLTLGCDCLGEIFYFDGMVHDSDGNAVTIPNAICMHEEDYGISWKHTDFRTGEVEVRRSRRLVISMICTVGNYEYGFFWYLYNDASIEMEVKLSGVLTTGAVEDGESPRWGKLVAPGIYGPNHQHFFNFRLDMSVDGPNNSVYEVDSVVEPDPALNPHHNAWITKDTLVASEAEGARDWNWGTGRYWKVTNPSKKNELGSPVGYKLVPREIVPVMVQEGSYIYDRAKFVQHNLWVTKYDPAEKFAAGDYMYQCAEAQGLPQYVADDAPLEDTDVVLWYTLGAHHIVRPEDWPVMPCAYAGFHLKPIGFFDGNPALDLPPSPPKACHANH; encoded by the coding sequence ATGACCATGGACAGCACCGTGCTGAGCACGGGAACGACCGATGACCGAGCCTGTTACCCGCTCGACCCGCTCAGCGGCGCCGAGATCGAGATGGCGGCCTCGATCGTCAAAGAGTCCGACTATGCAACTCCGACACTGAAATTCGTGATGATCCAGCTCGCCGAGCCGGACAAGAACGCGCGGCTGACGTTCGAGTCGGTGACCGATGTCCCGCGGCGGGCGTCCTGCACGATGTACGACGGGGCAGCCAAGATGATCTACGAGTCCGTCGTCGACATCGGCGCCCGGGTGGTGGAGTCCTGGACGGCGATTCCCGGCCGCTTCCCGTCGTATCTGGTCGAGCACATGACCGGCGTGGAGGAAGTGGTCCGTGCGGACCCGCGTTGGCAGGAGGCGATGCGCAAGCGCGGCATCACCGATTTCGACCTGGCGATGATCGATCCGTGGCCGGCCGGCTATTACGGCGCGCAGGATCACTACGAGAATTCGCCGCTGATCTGTCGCCCGTTGACGTTCATGCGGGCGGCGCCGTCGGAGCACGGATACGCGCGTCCGGTGGAGGGGGTGATCGTGACCTTCGACCTCGACTCCATGACGGTGCTCGACGTCGAAGACCACGGCGTGGTGCCGTTGCCCCCCAAGGCGGGCAACTACTCGGCGAAGTTCATGTTCGACGCCGACAACCGGCCGGCCTTCACCGAGTTCCGGGACGACGTCAAGACCATCGAGATCACCCAGCCGGACGGGCCGAGTTTCACCGTCGACGGGTGGAAGGTCGAGTGGCAGAAGTGGTCGCTACGAGTGGGATTCAACCCCCGCGAGGGCCTGACGCTGCACGAGATCACCTACAACGACCGGGGTACGGTCCGGCCGATCATGTACCGGGCCGCGCTCTCGGAGATGGTGGTGCCGTACGGGGATACCTCACCGACACACTGGAACAAGAACGTGTTCGACATGGGTGAGGTCGGCATGGGCTTCTCGGCGAACCCACTGACCCTGGGCTGCGACTGCCTTGGCGAGATCTTCTACTTCGACGGTATGGTGCACGACTCCGACGGCAACGCGGTCACCATCCCGAACGCGATCTGCATGCACGAGGAGGACTACGGAATCTCCTGGAAGCACACCGACTTTCGCACGGGCGAGGTCGAGGTGCGTCGGTCGCGCCGGCTGGTGATCTCGATGATTTGCACCGTCGGCAACTACGAGTACGGGTTCTTCTGGTACCTGTACAACGACGCGTCGATCGAGATGGAGGTCAAGCTCTCCGGGGTGCTCACCACGGGTGCGGTCGAAGACGGGGAGTCGCCCCGTTGGGGCAAGCTCGTCGCCCCCGGCATCTACGGCCCCAACCACCAGCACTTCTTCAACTTCCGGCTCGACATGAGCGTTGATGGGCCGAACAACAGTGTGTACGAGGTGGATTCGGTGGTGGAGCCGGACCCCGCGCTCAACCCGCACCACAACGCCTGGATCACCAAGGACACGTTGGTGGCGTCAGAAGCCGAGGGTGCCAGGGACTGGAACTGGGGCACCGGCCGGTACTGGAAGGTGACCAACCCGTCGAAGAAGAACGAACTCGGCAGCCCGGTGGGCTACAAGCTGGTGCCGCGCGAGATCGTTCCGGTGATGGTGCAGGAGGGTTCCTACATCTACGACCGGGCGAAGTTCGTCCAGCACAACCTGTGGGTGACCAAGTACGACCCGGCGGAGAAGTTCGCCGCGGGGGACTACATGTACCAGTGCGCCGAGGCGCAGGGGCTGCCGCAGTACGTGGCCGACGACGCTCCGCTGGAGGACACCGATGTGGTGCTCTGGTACACCCTCGGCGCGCACCACATCGTGCGGCCGGAGGACTGGCCGGTGATGCCGTGTGCGTATGCGGGATTCCACCTGAAGCCGATCGGGTTCTTCGACGGCAATCCCGCGCTCGACCTGCCACCGTCACCGCCGAAGGCCTGCCACGCAAATCACTGA
- a CDS encoding APC family permease: MTQQIDAPASAGRDKLLTTELVPEQVLPKVMTTFGLTATYVFIICWITGSSIMAAGGWTAIPMWILGILTFLIPAGMAVAELGNLWPGEGGVYIWATRTMGETWGFIGGYLSWIPVVLNSASSPAIILQFLLLAFHAELGLTLTIIIQVALLWAVIGLALAKLAANQRIMNTVFVIYWALTAVIFIAGVVYAFRNGSAQPFTAHAALVPDFAGAGFLYGTVLLYLVGVETPYNMGAEFLSVRKSGPKMVVYGSIALILIYLLTTLGTVMVLPADQVDPVTGVIGMLGTAAPKGVMEVAAVVLACIVFVALMSYQVTYSRLIFVSGLERHLPRIFTHLNPRTRNPVTAVLIQGVLSSLLIVGLYSQSSMANVTVFLQGGLSIAWLISGFFFLFPVILARKKYADRYAAEKFWRIPGGTVGVWITVTIGTLGTLGGIYYSFAKSWIKDVPDSTWMMWTGSIAVGMFALGVIVYIFGRRSAHKMTKEDALAHLAVLDLKKSETPSPEAV; this comes from the coding sequence ATGACGCAACAAATAGACGCGCCGGCTTCGGCTGGGCGTGACAAGCTGCTGACCACAGAGCTCGTTCCCGAGCAGGTACTGCCGAAGGTGATGACCACCTTCGGTCTGACCGCCACCTACGTCTTCATCATCTGCTGGATCACCGGTTCGTCGATCATGGCCGCCGGCGGCTGGACCGCGATCCCGATGTGGATTCTCGGCATCCTCACGTTCCTGATTCCAGCGGGCATGGCGGTCGCCGAACTCGGCAACCTGTGGCCCGGTGAAGGTGGTGTCTATATCTGGGCGACCCGAACCATGGGCGAGACATGGGGATTCATCGGCGGCTACCTGTCGTGGATTCCGGTGGTGCTCAACTCCGCGTCCTCACCGGCGATCATCCTGCAGTTCCTGCTGCTGGCATTCCACGCCGAATTGGGCCTGACACTCACGATCATCATTCAGGTGGCGCTGCTGTGGGCCGTCATCGGTCTGGCCCTGGCCAAACTCGCTGCCAACCAACGCATCATGAACACCGTCTTCGTCATCTACTGGGCACTGACCGCCGTCATCTTCATCGCCGGTGTCGTCTACGCGTTCCGCAACGGGTCGGCTCAGCCGTTCACTGCGCACGCCGCCCTGGTACCCGATTTCGCCGGTGCGGGTTTCCTGTACGGCACGGTGCTGCTCTACCTGGTCGGTGTCGAGACGCCCTACAACATGGGCGCGGAGTTCCTCTCGGTGCGCAAGTCCGGTCCGAAGATGGTGGTCTACGGGTCGATCGCGTTGATCCTGATCTATCTGCTGACCACCTTGGGCACCGTCATGGTGTTGCCTGCCGACCAGGTCGACCCGGTCACCGGCGTCATCGGCATGCTGGGCACCGCCGCACCCAAGGGCGTGATGGAAGTCGCGGCCGTGGTGCTGGCCTGCATCGTGTTCGTCGCGCTGATGAGCTATCAGGTGACCTATTCGCGGCTGATCTTCGTCTCCGGCCTGGAGCGTCACCTGCCGCGAATCTTCACCCACCTCAACCCGCGCACGCGTAACCCCGTCACCGCCGTGCTGATCCAGGGCGTGCTGTCGTCGCTGCTGATCGTCGGGTTGTACTCGCAGAGCAGCATGGCCAACGTCACCGTGTTCTTGCAGGGCGGTCTGTCCATCGCCTGGCTGATCTCCGGGTTCTTCTTCCTGTTCCCGGTCATCCTGGCGCGCAAGAAGTACGCCGATCGCTATGCCGCCGAGAAGTTCTGGCGGATTCCCGGCGGCACGGTGGGCGTCTGGATCACGGTGACCATCGGCACGCTGGGCACGCTGGGCGGCATCTACTACTCGTTCGCCAAGTCGTGGATCAAGGACGTCCCCGACAGCACCTGGATGATGTGGACCGGCAGCATCGCGGTCGGCATGTTCGCCCTGGGCGTCATCGTCTACATCTTCGGCCGGCGCTCGGCGCACAAGATGACCAAAGAGGACGCACTGGCGCATCTGGCCGTCCTCGATCTCAAGAAGTCCGAAACACCGAGCCCTGAGGCGGTTTGA
- a CDS encoding ABC transporter ATP-binding protein: MTAVEDAIPDVTSAPEPSPVIEISDVWKLHKLGDEVVKALISAELTVMPGEFVCLMGPSGSGKSTLLNIIGGLDRPTKGSVLIAGRDTARLTESQFAALRHDTIGFIFQSYNLIPFLSAVENVELPLMFEPYDRKALRQRALDLLDLVGLSHRVHHQPTKMSGGEQQRTAIARSLISNPTLVLADEPTANLDHRTGETVVRMLRDLCSTLGVTVVASTHDPTVADEASRVVRMRDGQIIN, from the coding sequence ATGACCGCAGTCGAAGACGCCATCCCCGACGTCACATCGGCACCCGAGCCGTCGCCGGTGATCGAGATCAGTGACGTGTGGAAGTTGCACAAGCTCGGCGACGAAGTCGTCAAAGCCCTGATCTCCGCCGAGTTGACCGTGATGCCAGGCGAATTCGTCTGCCTGATGGGTCCGAGCGGGAGCGGCAAATCAACGCTGCTGAACATCATCGGCGGCCTGGACCGGCCGACAAAAGGGTCGGTACTGATCGCAGGCCGGGACACCGCCAGGTTGACCGAAAGCCAGTTCGCCGCACTGCGTCACGACACCATCGGGTTCATCTTCCAGAGCTACAACCTGATCCCGTTCCTGTCCGCGGTGGAGAACGTCGAACTGCCGCTGATGTTCGAGCCGTACGACCGTAAGGCGTTGCGGCAGCGCGCACTCGACCTGCTCGACCTGGTCGGGCTGAGCCACCGGGTGCACCACCAGCCGACCAAGATGTCGGGCGGCGAGCAGCAGCGCACCGCGATCGCGCGGTCGCTGATCAGCAACCCGACGCTGGTGCTGGCCGACGAGCCGACTGCAAATCTGGACCACCGTACGGGGGAGACGGTGGTGCGCATGCTGCGCGACCTGTGCTCAACGCTGGGCGTGACGGTCGTTGCCAGCACCCACGATCCCACGGTGGCCGATGAAGCGAGCCGTGTCGTCCGGATGAGAGACGGACAAATCATCAATTGA
- a CDS encoding FtsX-like permease family protein gives MMMFGLSYGWLAARRRVREMMLPIVTTATGAFLVVIVFGMSAGIQEQSASLGHAGEIGRAVILIAITVLLVGVVEVAVATTRTIAHRTRELGVLGATGVPRRPVIAALLVEPAVAATLGAIFGVVLAIVAAVALGMLGLVPTGVSAAGLGFGAAIAVAVSIAAALATSVIPTWNAASRPPVHSLSTGG, from the coding sequence ATGATGATGTTCGGACTTTCCTACGGCTGGCTGGCGGCGCGGCGCCGGGTCCGCGAGATGATGCTACCGATCGTCACCACCGCCACGGGTGCCTTCCTCGTCGTCATCGTCTTCGGAATGTCCGCCGGCATCCAGGAACAGTCGGCGTCGCTGGGCCATGCAGGAGAAATCGGCCGGGCCGTCATCCTGATCGCGATCACCGTGCTGCTGGTGGGTGTCGTGGAAGTGGCGGTGGCGACCACCCGCACGATCGCGCACCGCACCCGCGAGCTCGGGGTGCTCGGCGCCACCGGAGTGCCGCGCCGTCCCGTCATCGCCGCACTGCTCGTCGAGCCTGCGGTCGCGGCCACGCTCGGAGCGATCTTCGGTGTGGTGCTTGCGATCGTCGCCGCCGTCGCACTCGGCATGCTCGGTCTGGTGCCCACCGGGGTGTCGGCGGCCGGTCTTGGATTCGGTGCGGCGATCGCGGTCGCCGTCAGCATTGCCGCCGCCCTGGCGACCAGCGTCATACCCACCTGGAACGCGGCGTCGCGTCCCCCCGTGCACTCCTTGTCGACCGGAGGTTAG
- a CDS encoding FtsX-like permease family protein has translation METSASTTISRPSVIATTSGNKTFVRLLRFAWANIRRRPERFVLSVLGIALAITCVTVVRTISSSFAITGADSVTDVLGGAQLWAVPAAGVHYDSSVQALVADGPIPVIDAPGGWRAIKTLSGTTDIGGTPVSLRGGDEIPDGQAVLGSGVAQRLGVHDGDRISVGSQSLAVVVRGAGESVTVPTPLARTVVGDNGWWTVYAPTGQEKSRSLGSTFGDAVGLRSTSDPSVKPDPGGPGLIYDTVGGTGPLTFDQKFSALFSGKVTSSTLGIISIIGLVLGFIIAVSSFLAAVQERRREFGIMSSIGLADEVLYFFLVESAVVFMAAYLVGVLTAGVAVWLVIPGIATPVAWLQATGMVAGFLPAMAIVGALIPVHRLLQNRPVDLLGAR, from the coding sequence GTGGAAACCTCTGCGTCCACAACGATTTCGCGGCCATCGGTGATCGCCACAACATCTGGAAACAAGACGTTCGTGCGTCTGCTCCGGTTTGCTTGGGCGAACATCCGCCGGCGGCCCGAACGGTTTGTGCTGTCGGTTCTCGGTATCGCACTGGCGATCACCTGCGTGACGGTGGTGCGCACGATCTCGTCGAGCTTCGCCATCACCGGCGCCGATTCGGTGACCGACGTGCTCGGTGGTGCTCAACTGTGGGCGGTGCCTGCCGCGGGCGTGCACTACGACAGCTCGGTACAGGCGCTTGTCGCCGATGGTCCGATACCGGTGATCGACGCCCCTGGGGGGTGGCGTGCGATCAAGACTCTCTCGGGAACCACCGACATCGGCGGGACGCCGGTTTCACTGCGCGGCGGTGACGAAATCCCGGACGGGCAAGCGGTTTTGGGATCCGGTGTCGCGCAGCGATTGGGTGTACACGACGGTGACCGGATCAGCGTCGGCTCGCAGAGCCTCGCTGTGGTGGTGCGCGGCGCGGGAGAATCGGTCACCGTGCCGACTCCACTGGCACGCACGGTGGTGGGCGACAACGGGTGGTGGACGGTGTACGCGCCGACCGGCCAGGAGAAGAGCCGCAGCCTCGGCAGCACATTCGGTGACGCGGTAGGTCTGCGGTCCACCTCCGACCCATCCGTCAAACCCGATCCCGGCGGCCCGGGACTGATCTACGACACGGTGGGCGGTACCGGCCCGCTGACGTTCGATCAGAAGTTCTCGGCGTTGTTCTCCGGCAAGGTCACCAGTTCGACACTGGGCATCATCTCGATCATCGGACTGGTGCTGGGCTTCATCATCGCGGTGTCGTCGTTCCTGGCGGCCGTGCAGGAACGCCGCCGTGAATTCGGCATCATGTCCAGCATCGGCCTGGCCGACGAGGTGCTCTATTTCTTCCTGGTGGAATCCGCCGTCGTGTTCATGGCTGCCTACCTGGTGGGCGTGCTGACCGCGGGAGTCGCTGTGTGGCTGGTGATTCCGGGCATCGCCACTCCGGTCGCCTGGCTGCAGGCGACCGGAATGGTGGCGGGCTTCCTGCCCGCGATGGCGATCGTCGGTGCGCTGATACCGGTGCATCGCCTACTGCAGAACCGTCCGGTCGACCTGCTCGGAGCGCGCTGA